In Helianthus annuus cultivar XRQ/B chromosome 9, HanXRQr2.0-SUNRISE, whole genome shotgun sequence, the following are encoded in one genomic region:
- the LOC110878565 gene encoding F-box/kelch-repeat protein At3g06240 produces the protein MSTSAHTNLPPEIIEAILRLLPVKSLGRFKSVSKKWNTLISSPQFIKTHLRQTTKLILTSDTKSLYSLHLNTDDLSATGKELCLGSPDSPPSRWEQILGSCNGLVLAIDEVDKIFITNPTTKEVWEVPRSPFALPEDESFVMYGFGYDSANVDYKIVSISFWDTDNEHNPDCTDMFVSVYGLLNNCWRKLDNSPYDHAVGHLTSGVLVNEKLHWLTSTRPGYASTICAFSLENEGFVEIELPDSIDNGKAVFNELVVVGEKLGLFVGNDLWVMEEYGVGGSWTRVCIDGVEVDPVKPVCLVEGSDGDIVLGGEDEVVVYNIDESRCRNVVIEGGPSGFAVGGTYFESLESPKCIIRTLYTQDG, from the exons ATGTCTACCTCTGCCCACACCAACCTCCCACCGGAGATCATCGAAGCAATCCTCCGTCTGTTACCGGTTAAATCTCTGGGCCGCTTCAAATCAGTTTCAAAGAAATGGAACACACTCATTTCCAGCCCCCAATTCATCAAAACCCACCTCCGTCAAACCACTAAACTCATCCTCACTTCCGACACCAAATCTCTATACTCCCTTCATCTCAACACAGACGACTTATCCGCAACCGGAAAAGAACTATGTTTAGGGTCCCCTGACTCACCTCCAAGCAGGTGGGAACAGATTTTAGGGTCCTGCAACGGACTCGTATTAGCGATTGACGAAGTTGACAAGATATTCATAACCAACCCGACCACGAAAGAGGTCTGGGAAGTTCCCAGGTCCCCTTTCGCACTCCCGGAGGATGAGAGTTTTGTTATGTATGGATTTGGTTATGATTCAGCCAATGTTGATTATAAAATAGTGTCGATATCGTTTTGGGATACCGACAATGAGCATAATCCGGACTGTACGGATATGTTTGTAAGCGTTTATGGATTGCTTAACAATTGTTGGAGAAAGTTGGATAACTCTCCGTACGACCACGCGGTGGGTCATTTAACAAGCGGTGTGCTCGTTAACGAGAAGCTTCACTGGTTAACGAGCACACGGCCTGGATACGCGTCCACGATTTGCGCGTTTAGTTTAGAAAATGAAGGGTTTGTAGAGATCGAGTTGCCGGATTCGATTGATAATGGGAAAGCTGTGTTTAATGAGCTGGTTGTTGTTGGTGAGAAGCTTGGTTTGTTTGTGGGGAATGATTTGTGGGTGATGGAGGAGTACGGTGTTGGTGGGTCTTGGACCAGGGTTTGTATTGATGGTGTCGAGGTTGATCCGGTTAAGCCTGTGTGTTTGGTTGAAGGAAGTGATGGGGATATTGTGTTGGGTGGTGAAGATGAAGTTGTTGTGTACAATATAGATGAAAGCAGATGCAGAAATGTAGTGATTGAAGGGGGTCCGAGTGGGTTTGCTGTTGGAGGTACTTATTTTGAAAGTTTGGAGTCACCTAAATGCATCATAAGAACACT gtacactcaagatggatga